The Aphelocoma coerulescens isolate FSJ_1873_10779 chromosome 2, UR_Acoe_1.0, whole genome shotgun sequence genome contains a region encoding:
- the IMPACT gene encoding protein IMPACT, with product MAASDTERAQQQIDEIEALSSIYGDDWCVVDEDEKIYCIKISDCLDQPKWTLCLQVILPPGYPTTEPPIYQLNAPWLRGQDYTELANSLEEIYVQNLGESILYLWVEKIREVLIQKAQSSDPEPDIKKTTEEVDEDDGDDFLLDYQPVQEDQSKTLNYMTSESQEDEELPPIHHGNPITDRRSTFQAHLAPVVTTRQVKRVLEKLYENKKIASATHNIYAYRIYCEDKQTFLQDCEDDGETAAGGRLLHLMQILNVHNVLVVVSRWYGGILLGPDRFKHINNCARNVLVEYDYVPSVEESSRQAGKSKKIRKDNKKRTEH from the exons ATGGCGGCGAGTGACACGGAAAGGGCTCAGCAGCAG atTGATGAAATTGAAGCCCTTTCATCAATCTATGGTGATGATTGGTGTGTTGTtgatgaagatgaaaaaatCTATTGCATTAAGATTAGTGACTGTCTGGATCAACCAAAATGGACCCTCTGTTTGCAG GTGATTTTGCCTCCAGGATATCCAACTACAGAGCCACCTATTTATCAACTAAA TGCCCCTTGGCTTCGAGGACAGGATTATACAGAACTAGCAAATAGCTTGGAAGAAATATATGT ACAGAACCTTGGTGAAAGTATATTGTATTTATGGGTGGAGAAGATACGAGAAGTTCTGATACAAAAGGCACAGTCTTCAGATCCAG AACCAGATATTAAGAAAACCACTGAAGAAGTTGATGAAGATGATGGAGATGATTTTCTCTTAGACTATCAGCCGGTTCAGGAAGATCAAAGTAAAACGTTAAATTACATGACATCTGAAAGTCAGGAAG ATGAAGAACTGCCACCCATACATCATGGAAACCCAATCACAGATCGAAGGAGCACTTTCCAGGCACATCTGGCTCCAGTGGTGACAACCAGACAA GTAAAAAGAGTTCTTGAAAAACTATATGAGAACAAGAAAATTGCAAGCGCTACCCACAACATATATGCATACAG aATATACTGTGAAGATAAGCAGACATTCCTACAGGATTGTGAAGATGATGGAGAGACAGCAGCAGGTGGCCGTCTTCTCCATCTTATGCAG ATTTTGAATGTCCACAACGTGTTGGTTGTGGTGTCGCGCTGGTATGGAGGTATTCTCTTGGGACCGGATCGTTTCAAACATATAAACAATTGTGCAAGAAATGTCCTTGTGGAATACGACTATGTACCATCAGTG GAAGAGTCATCTAGACAAGCCGGAAAGAGCAAAAAGATAAGGAAGGACAACAAGAAGAGAACAGaacactaa
- the LOC138105890 gene encoding histamine H3 receptor-like, which produces MHNSTAETLHAAATRNETWPSQSPSSEFSLGVLVLLAFLMVLLSLVTILGNILVILAFIMDRNLRHRSNYFFLNLAVSDFAVGAFCMPLYIPYALTGTWHLGRSLCKLWLVMDYLLCTASVFNIVLISYDRFLSVTKAVSYRAQQGITSSPAIKMVAIWVFAFLLYCPAILLWEHVAGRSVVAADQCYAEFFDNWYFLLCASTLEFFVPLLLVTYFNMHIFHNIQRRQRRGSVQDCEPPRSSSLSWRFCGLPRPGASSSSEAEDSVSSLTRSWRPAVVANGPSRTETSSTALKRNFSASFCSRSGSKLQRDKKIAKSLAIIVCVFAICWAPYSLLMIIRGACQGKCIHSSLYEATFWLLWINSSLNPFLYPVCHLRFRMAFLKILCPKKFATLRSGNTPSF; this is translated from the exons ATGCACAACAGCACGGCCGAAACTCTGCACGCGGCTGCAACGCGTAACGAGACGTGGCCCAGCCAGTCGCCGAGCTCCGAGTTCTCACTGGgcgtgctggtgctgctggcttTCCTCATGGTGCTGCTGTCGCTGGTGACCATCCTTGGGAACATCCTGGTGATCCTTGCTTTCATTATGGACAGGAACCTCAGGCATCGGAGTAACTATTTCTTTCTGAATCTTGCTGTTTCTGACTTTGCAGTGG GTGCATTCTGCATGCCCTTGTACATCCCTTATGCCCTGACAGGGACATGGCACTTGGGAAGAAGCCTGTGCAAGCTCTGGCTGGTTATGGACTATCTTCTGTGCACAGCTTCAGTGTTTAACATTGTCCTTATCAGCTACGACCGTTTCCTGTCAGTTACAAAAGCT GTATCCTACAGAGCCCAGCAGGGAATAACATCCAGCCCTGCCATCAAGATGGTGGCCATCTGGGTCTTTGCCTTCCTGCTCTACTGCCCAGCCATCCTGCTTtgggagcacgtggccggacGCAGCGTGGTAGCGGCGGATCAGTGCTACGCCGAGTTCTTTGACAACTGGTACTTCCTCCTGTGTGCATCCACGCTGGAGTTCTTTGTGCCGCTGCTCTTGGTGACCTACTTCAACATGCACATCTTCCACAACATCCAGAGGCGCCAGCGGCGTGGCAGCGTGCAGGACTGTGAGCCTCCAAGGAGCAGCAGCTTATCCTGGAGGTTTTGTGGCTTGCCGAGGCCAGGGGCTTCATCTTCGTCAGAAGCAGAGGACAGCGTTTCATCACTAACGAGGTCATGGAGACCAGCAGTGGTGGCTAATGGTCCATCTCGAACAGAAACCAGTTCTACAGCTCTCAAAAGGaacttttctgcttctttctgtTCAAGGAGTGGATCAAAACTGCAGCGGGACAAGAAAATAGCAAAGTCTCTTGCCATAATTGTATGTGTATTTGCCATTTGCTGGGCCCCATACTCTTTATTAATGATTATCCGTGGGGCCTGCCAAGGAAAGTGCATCCATAGCTCCCTGTATGAAGCAACTTTTTGGCTTTTGTGGATCAATTCCTCTTTGAACCCATTTCTttaccctgtctgtcatttgaGGTTTCGAATGgcttttctgaaaatattaTGTCCCAAAAAGTTTGCAACATTGAGATCTGGTAACACACCTTCTTTTTAG